A DNA window from Maribellus comscasis contains the following coding sequences:
- a CDS encoding hybrid sensor histidine kinase/response regulator: protein MKSESSHRKKDLPEERKSGNEELVAELLKQKQKLENEIQQKNKKLQQLETISNLMPGASFQFSADKEGNFHMDYLSKGAEKIFNKPISELQDPNKMMGGLHPNDQNEFLLSIKESMDEMSLWDHKYRVKSNRDNSYIWIHGKSQPEKTADGTVIWNGLLMDVTHQKNTEEEVSRQKDEFEILINKMIDGYAKHKIICDKKGNAIDYETLEVNAAYENLLNIKKEEVVGRKASEILPAEELKRWLENFGPVALKGETTKYVIYSENNKRYFEGTAFSQKKGQFTVTFSDITQHKKTLEEITSVNEHLKAREHQLEDSNQRLAVNDAELRRSKEMAESYLNIAAEIILRLNRKGEVILLNDSGYKLLGYEKGELEGKNWFNTCLPIETGRELGNRFYDRIERKEEFLNFDSEIVTKTGEYKTLLWHNTFLKDEKGNIIGTLSSGEDITEWKKAENEIQKHNIFLNAIIDNSLIPNFITGVDGTLVRANNALFKHLKINNEDVVGKYNLLKDKNLVEQNLMPKVRTVFQKKKSVRFIMKWFGYRSGFSTLSEANNPWIDVTMFPILNENGNLTNVVCQWIDITIQKEAEIALLTNESRYRKAQEAGHIGSWEYNIQDGTFWGSDEGKRIYNLDLTKEAFSGEEVMDLVVEEDKDRVNQALIDLINENKPYDIEFTVIPQNTTERRIIHSTAELLRDKKNNPLKVTGVLKDVTLQKQTEKELIKAKENAEENEKNLKNSQEIAKLGGWEFNIQTGMFTFTDNFYKIFHTTAEESGGYEMTVQEYAEKFVYPDDISVVLDEIEKAITSEEPGFNRYVEHRILYSDGGSGYIGVRFFVERNALGEIVKVYGVNQDITEKKNAEIELINAKKTAEDADKLKSAFLANMSHEIRTPMNGILGFTSLLKEPGLTGEEQKKYIEIIQKSGERLLNTVNDIVEISKIETGNVKVTLKVVNITRHILTLYEFFSLEAKRKGLKLLIENKLSSDESLIKTDKSKISSILSNLLKNAIKFTKSGTIKIGCVKRANMIEFFVRDTGIGIPENRREAIFNRFEQADIGDSRVFEGSGLGLSIAKSYTEMLGGKIWVESEENKGSTFYFTVYHNAEAQLKKEGEKKSSEEEKYEKLKVLVAEDDEVSLIHLDIILKNEVREILFAKTGIDAIDIAKKNPDIDVILMDIKMPKMNGLDATKKIREFNRDVVIIAQTAFALEGDKQKAIDVGCDDYISKPIIKKEIISTIQKNMKRKKGSSRK, encoded by the coding sequence ATGAAATCAGAATCCTCCCATAGAAAGAAAGATCTTCCGGAAGAAAGAAAATCAGGAAATGAAGAGTTGGTTGCAGAATTGCTAAAGCAAAAGCAAAAACTGGAAAACGAGATTCAACAAAAAAATAAGAAGCTTCAGCAGTTGGAAACAATTTCTAATCTAATGCCGGGAGCCTCTTTCCAATTCTCAGCAGACAAAGAAGGTAATTTTCATATGGATTATCTTAGCAAAGGAGCGGAGAAGATTTTTAACAAGCCGATTTCCGAATTACAGGATCCGAATAAAATGATGGGGGGACTGCACCCAAATGACCAAAATGAATTTTTGTTATCCATAAAAGAATCGATGGATGAAATGTCGTTATGGGATCATAAATATCGTGTAAAATCAAACAGAGACAATTCGTATATATGGATACACGGTAAATCTCAGCCGGAAAAAACAGCAGATGGAACGGTTATTTGGAATGGATTACTAATGGATGTAACACATCAGAAAAATACAGAGGAGGAAGTATCCCGACAAAAAGATGAATTTGAAATCCTGATCAACAAAATGATTGACGGGTATGCAAAACACAAAATTATTTGTGATAAAAAGGGAAATGCAATCGATTATGAAACTCTGGAGGTAAACGCAGCATATGAAAATCTTTTAAATATTAAAAAAGAAGAAGTTGTTGGGAGGAAAGCAAGTGAAATTCTGCCGGCTGAAGAATTGAAAAGATGGCTGGAAAATTTTGGTCCGGTGGCTTTAAAAGGCGAGACAACAAAATATGTAATTTATTCTGAAAATAACAAAAGGTATTTTGAAGGAACCGCTTTCTCTCAGAAAAAGGGACAGTTTACAGTAACCTTTTCTGATATAACCCAACACAAAAAGACACTTGAAGAAATAACTTCCGTTAATGAACATCTTAAGGCAAGAGAACATCAATTAGAAGACTCCAACCAGCGCTTAGCTGTAAATGATGCAGAACTTCGGAGAAGTAAAGAAATGGCCGAAAGCTATCTTAATATTGCTGCTGAAATTATTTTGAGACTAAATCGTAAAGGAGAAGTAATTTTACTCAATGATAGTGGATATAAATTACTTGGATATGAAAAAGGTGAACTGGAAGGTAAAAACTGGTTTAATACATGTTTGCCAATTGAAACAGGAAGGGAGCTTGGTAATCGTTTCTATGATAGAATTGAAAGAAAGGAGGAGTTCCTGAACTTTGATTCGGAAATTGTCACAAAAACAGGGGAATATAAAACTCTTTTATGGCATAATACATTTTTAAAAGACGAGAAAGGTAATATTATCGGTACGCTTAGTTCTGGTGAAGATATAACAGAATGGAAAAAAGCAGAAAATGAAATTCAAAAACATAATATATTTTTAAATGCCATTATTGATAACAGTTTGATACCCAATTTTATTACTGGTGTTGACGGAACGCTCGTAAGGGCTAATAACGCTTTATTCAAACATTTAAAAATTAATAATGAAGATGTTGTTGGGAAATACAATCTGTTGAAAGATAAAAATCTGGTGGAACAAAATTTAATGCCGAAAGTCAGAACTGTATTTCAAAAAAAGAAATCTGTTAGGTTTATTATGAAGTGGTTTGGCTATCGTTCGGGGTTTTCAACTTTATCAGAGGCGAATAACCCCTGGATTGATGTTACCATGTTTCCAATTTTGAACGAAAACGGAAATTTGACTAATGTGGTTTGCCAATGGATTGATATTACAATTCAAAAGGAAGCTGAAATCGCCTTGCTGACAAATGAGTCAAGATATAGAAAGGCACAGGAAGCCGGACATATTGGTAGTTGGGAATATAATATACAAGATGGTACTTTTTGGGGGTCTGATGAGGGTAAAAGAATTTACAATCTTGATTTGACAAAAGAGGCGTTCTCAGGAGAAGAGGTCATGGATTTAGTAGTCGAAGAAGACAAAGACAGGGTTAATCAGGCACTTATCGATCTGATAAATGAAAATAAGCCCTATGATATTGAATTTACAGTTATACCGCAAAATACCACTGAACGTAGAATTATTCACTCTACAGCAGAATTGTTACGGGATAAAAAAAATAATCCGCTTAAAGTGACCGGCGTTTTGAAGGATGTTACTTTACAAAAACAAACGGAGAAAGAGCTCATAAAAGCAAAGGAGAACGCAGAAGAAAACGAGAAAAATCTGAAGAATTCACAGGAAATCGCAAAATTGGGCGGATGGGAATTTAATATACAAACCGGAATGTTCACTTTTACCGACAACTTTTATAAAATATTTCACACCACAGCTGAAGAATCAGGGGGGTACGAAATGACCGTTCAGGAATATGCTGAAAAATTTGTTTATCCTGATGATATATCTGTAGTTTTGGATGAAATAGAAAAAGCTATTACATCTGAAGAACCTGGTTTTAATCGATATGTTGAACATCGGATTTTGTATTCTGACGGGGGAAGCGGATATATTGGAGTGCGTTTTTTTGTTGAAAGGAATGCGCTGGGAGAGATTGTAAAAGTTTATGGTGTTAACCAGGATATTACAGAAAAGAAAAATGCTGAAATAGAATTAATCAATGCAAAGAAAACGGCAGAAGACGCTGATAAATTGAAATCTGCTTTTCTTGCAAATATGAGCCACGAGATTCGTACCCCAATGAATGGGATTTTAGGTTTCACGAGCCTGCTAAAAGAACCGGGATTAACAGGAGAAGAACAAAAAAAATATATTGAAATTATTCAAAAGAGTGGTGAGCGTTTGTTGAATACAGTAAATGATATTGTGGAAATTTCTAAAATCGAAACAGGAAACGTAAAAGTTACTTTGAAAGTTGTAAATATTACCAGGCATATTTTAACGCTGTATGAATTTTTTAGTCTAGAGGCAAAAAGAAAAGGGCTTAAATTGCTTATTGAAAACAAGCTTTCAAGCGATGAATCTTTAATAAAAACCGATAAAAGTAAAATAAGCTCGATTCTTTCAAATTTGTTAAAAAACGCAATAAAATTTACAAAAAGCGGAACAATAAAAATAGGATGTGTAAAACGAGCGAACATGATTGAGTTTTTTGTTCGTGACACCGGGATAGGAATTCCTGAAAATCGCAGGGAAGCAATTTTTAATCGATTTGAGCAGGCTGATATTGGCGATTCGCGGGTTTTTGAAGGCTCCGGATTGGGGCTCTCTATTGCTAAATCTTATACGGAAATGCTTGGAGGAAAAATATGGGTCGAATCAGAAGAAAATAAAGGTTCCACGTTTTATTTTACAGTGTACCACAATGCAGAGGCTCAATTAAAAAAAGAAGGAGAGAAGAAAAGTTCAGAAGAGGAGAAATATGAGAAACTAAAAGTTCTTGTTGCTGAAGATGATGAGGTGAGTCTGATACATTTGGATATTATTTTAAAAAATGAGGTTCGGGAAATTTTATTTGCAAAAACAGGAATTGATGCGATTGACATTGCAAAAAAGAATCCTGACATTGATGTCATTTTGATGGATATTAAAATGCCAAAAATGAATGGTCTGGATGCTACAAAAAAAATAAGGGAATTTAACCGGGACGTCGTTATTATTGCGCAAACAGCATTTGCATTGGAAGGAGATAAACAAAAGGCAATTGATGTGGGATGCGACGATTATATTTCAAAGCCAATAATTAAAAAAGAGATAATTTCTACAATTCAAAAAAATATGAAAAGAAAAAAAGGGTCCAGCCGTAAATAG
- the xylA gene encoding xylose isomerase — protein sequence MEVLKGNKEYFKGIGQVKYEGPESRNPLAFKWYDENKVVAGRTMKKHLRFAVAYWHTFCGTGEDPFGPGTQIFPWDGATDKLDAAKERMDAAFEFITKMNIPFYCFHDTDVVGDGSVFEIEKRLETMIEVAKEKQEASGVKLLWGTANVFSNPRYMNGAATNPDFNVLSNVAVQIKNAIDATIALGGTNYVFWGGREGYMTLHNTDTKRELAHLGQFLRMARDYGRKQGFNGTYLIEPKPMEPTKHQYDYDAQTVIGFLKANGLENDFKLNIEVNHATLAGHTFAHDLRMAADADLLGSIDANKGDYQNGWDTDEFPTNVYEVTEAMLEIVQAGGFTNGGINFDAKTRRNSTDLEDIFIAHVSGMDIFARSLIIADKILSDSDYLEMRKSRYASFDSGKGADFENGKLSIEDLREIAKEVGEPKQISGKQELLEQLINWYI from the coding sequence ATGGAAGTATTAAAAGGAAACAAAGAGTATTTTAAAGGAATCGGCCAGGTAAAATATGAAGGCCCGGAATCCAGAAATCCACTGGCTTTTAAATGGTACGATGAAAATAAAGTGGTTGCAGGAAGAACCATGAAAAAACATTTGCGCTTTGCGGTGGCATATTGGCACACCTTCTGCGGAACAGGAGAAGATCCCTTTGGTCCGGGAACGCAAATTTTTCCATGGGACGGAGCGACCGACAAACTGGACGCAGCCAAAGAAAGAATGGATGCCGCATTTGAATTCATAACAAAAATGAATATTCCGTTTTATTGTTTTCATGATACCGATGTTGTGGGAGACGGGTCTGTTTTTGAAATCGAAAAAAGGCTTGAAACCATGATTGAAGTTGCAAAAGAGAAACAGGAAGCTTCCGGTGTAAAACTTCTGTGGGGGACAGCCAATGTTTTCAGCAACCCGCGTTACATGAACGGAGCTGCTACAAACCCTGACTTTAATGTGCTTTCCAATGTTGCTGTTCAAATTAAAAATGCGATCGATGCAACCATTGCTTTAGGCGGAACAAATTATGTTTTCTGGGGTGGACGTGAAGGGTATATGACATTGCACAATACCGATACCAAACGTGAACTGGCACATTTGGGACAATTTCTGAGAATGGCTCGTGATTACGGTCGAAAACAAGGCTTCAATGGAACTTACCTCATTGAACCAAAACCAATGGAACCAACAAAACACCAGTATGACTATGATGCACAAACCGTAATCGGATTCCTGAAAGCAAACGGGTTGGAAAACGATTTTAAACTAAATATTGAAGTAAATCATGCAACACTCGCCGGGCATACATTTGCGCATGACCTGAGAATGGCTGCCGATGCAGATTTGTTGGGTTCGATTGATGCCAATAAAGGTGATTACCAGAACGGATGGGATACAGACGAATTCCCTACAAATGTATACGAAGTTACTGAAGCGATGCTTGAAATTGTGCAAGCCGGAGGTTTTACAAACGGAGGTATAAATTTTGATGCAAAAACCCGCAGAAACTCTACCGATTTGGAAGATATCTTTATTGCCCATGTCTCCGGGATGGACATTTTTGCCCGTTCATTAATTATTGCCGACAAGATATTGAGTGATTCAGATTACCTGGAAATGCGCAAAAGCCGTTATGCATCGTTCGACAGCGGTAAAGGTGCCGACTTTGAAAATGGAAAATTATCGATTGAAGATTTACGCGAAATTGCAAAAGAAGTTGGTGAGCCAAAACAAATCAGCGGCAAACAGGAACTGCTCGAACAACTGATCAACTGGTACATTTGA